A single Neosynechococcus sphagnicola sy1 DNA region contains:
- a CDS encoding potassium-transporting ATPase subunit F, translating into MPRNLPRSIPQTLDTISEIGSEWRRQKLPLYLFLGLCFNLILAPAVLAATGGDLSRTQAYWLGALVLLTVALSIYLFFVMFVPERF; encoded by the coding sequence ATGCCACGAAACCTGCCTCGATCAATACCTCAGACGCTTGATACTATCTCTGAAATTGGCTCTGAATGGCGCAGACAAAAGTTGCCGCTCTACCTGTTTCTAGGTTTGTGCTTCAACTTAATTTTGGCTCCAGCGGTCTTGGCGGCCACGGGTGGAGACTTGTCACGCACTCAAGCTTACTGGCTCGGAGCGTTAGTGCTTCTGACCGTTGCACTTTCGATTTATCTCTTTTTCGTCATGTTTGTACCGGAGAGGTTCTAA
- the kdpC gene encoding K(+)-transporting ATPase subunit C translates to MSFAREASRAVRSTLVLWVLTAIIYPFVILAVGQLVFPFQANGSIITNTQGQPVGSALIGQPFTSDRYFNSRPSTTSYSTADPKKDESKVLQTGVSGASNLAPSNPALLDRIKGKPDPDLAKAIEGDIPRLQKAGVKPTADLVYTSGSSLDPHITPDGARAQIDRVAKARGLQPKQLEAMIKQNIDGRFLGIFGEPGVNVLKLNLALDALKPA, encoded by the coding sequence ATGAGTTTTGCACGTGAAGCGAGTAGAGCCGTTCGTTCTACCCTGGTGCTCTGGGTTCTAACGGCAATCATTTATCCCTTTGTGATACTTGCGGTTGGGCAGCTTGTCTTTCCCTTTCAAGCCAATGGCAGCATTATTACCAACACTCAAGGTCAGCCCGTTGGGTCAGCGTTGATTGGACAACCCTTTACCAGCGATCGGTACTTCAACAGTCGCCCTAGCACGACCAGCTACAGCACCGCCGATCCGAAAAAGGATGAGTCAAAGGTGCTACAAACTGGCGTGTCAGGAGCCAGCAACCTAGCACCCAGTAATCCGGCATTGCTCGATCGCATCAAGGGTAAGCCTGATCCTGATCTAGCAAAGGCGATCGAAGGTGACATTCCTAGATTGCAGAAAGCAGGCGTGAAACCGACGGCTGACTTGGTCTATACCTCTGGTTCCAGCCTTGATCCCCATATCACTCCCGACGGGGCAAGGGCACAGATCGATCGGGTCGCTAAGGCACGGGGACTGCAACCCAAGCAGCTTGAAGCAATGATTAAACAGAACATCGATGGTCGCTTCCTAGGCATCTTTGGTGAACCGGGTGTCAATGTGCTGAAGCTCAACCTGGCGCTTGACGCGCTTAAACCCGCATAG